Below is a genomic region from Oceanibaculum indicum P24.
TGGAAAAGGCCTATGAAGAGACCCGGGCGACGCTACCCGGCGTCGAATGGCTGGATGCCGCCGGTGTGCTGCGCCACGCGCCGGTGCTGCGCGAGGGCTATGCCGTCGCCGGCTTCTATAATGAGGGCGAGCGCGACATGGATGTGAACGCCATCCATCAGGGCTATCTGCGCGGCATCCGCGCCGCCGGCGGACAGATCGTCACCGATGCAGAGATCACCAGCCTGGCGCGCGAGGGCGATGGCTGGCGCGTCGAGACCCGCGCCGGCAGCTTCTCCGCCGCCGTGGTGGTGAACGCGGCAGGCGCCTGGGCGGACGAGATCGCCGCCCTGGCCGGCGTAGCGAAGGTGGGATTGCAGCCCAAGCGCCGCACCGCCTTCACCTTCGATGCGCCGGACGGCATGGATGTCCATGCCCTGCCCGCCGTCGTCGATGCCGAGGAGAACTGGTATTTTCGGCCCGAATCCGGCCGGCTGATGGGCAGCCCGGCGGACGAGATCGACTCGCCGCCCTGCGATGCGCAGCCGGACGAGATGGACATCGCCATCGCCGTGGACCGGATCGAACAGGCGACCATATTCCAGATCCGCCGCCTCGCCTCGCGCTGGGCGGGGCTGCGCAGCTTCGTCGCCGACCGCACCATGGTCGCGGGATTCGCGCCGGAGACGAAGGGATTCTTCTGGCTGGCCGGTCAGGGCGGCTATGGCATCCAGACCGCACCTGCCATGGGCCGGCTTACGGCGAGCCTCGCTACCGGCAATGGCCTGCCGGCGGATATTGCGGGCTTCGGCGTGTCGGCGGCCGATCTGGCGCCGGACCGGCCGGCGCTGCAAGAGTCATAATCGTCAGAATTTTCAGGCGGCTAAGGATTCGTAAAGGATTGGCGGGTACCCTCGGCGGATTGAGAGCGCCTTTGCGTTGTCCATAACCGAGAATCCTATGCCCGCTATGACTGACAGCATCGTGAACATCCTCCTGGTCGGCGACATCGCCAGCCGGCGGGTGTCGATTCGCGCGATGCTGGAAGCGGCGGATGAGTCGTTTCGCGTCGCCACGGCGGAGACCATCGGCCAGGCCGCCGCACGCCTGCAGGCTGGAGGCGTCGATCTGGT
It encodes:
- a CDS encoding NAD(P)/FAD-dependent oxidoreductase, whose translation is MTETCDFLVIGGGIAGASAGYELAKHGRVILAEKESQPGYHTTGRSAALFAEGYGNAPIRALTRASRAFFEAPPEGFTEAPLLTPRGAMIVATAEQMPILEKAYEETRATLPGVEWLDAAGVLRHAPVLREGYAVAGFYNEGERDMDVNAIHQGYLRGIRAAGGQIVTDAEITSLAREGDGWRVETRAGSFSAAVVVNAAGAWADEIAALAGVAKVGLQPKRRTAFTFDAPDGMDVHALPAVVDAEENWYFRPESGRLMGSPADEIDSPPCDAQPDEMDIAIAVDRIEQATIFQIRRLASRWAGLRSFVADRTMVAGFAPETKGFFWLAGQGGYGIQTAPAMGRLTASLATGNGLPADIAGFGVSAADLAPDRPALQES